CCTCGTGGTGGAGGACGAGCCGCACATCGGCCGCATCATTCGAACCCGCCTCGAGCAGGAGGGTTTCCACGTCGAGGTAGCGGAGACCGGGGTTGAAGCGCTGGATCGTCTGGCCCTGATGCCCGAGACGGCCTTGATCGTCCTCGATCTGATGCTGCCGGTGCTTTCGGGTGTGCAGGTGCTGCATGCCGTGCGCCACGATCCCCGGCTGCATCGCCTACCCTGCATCGTGCTCACGGCCGCCGGACAGGACGAGCAGCTGCGTGAGGTCGAAGCACTGGGCGTGTTCGACATCATGACCAAGCCGTTCAGTCCCCGCCGTCTGGCCGCCCGTGTTCAGGAGTGCCTCGCCCAGGCCATTCCCGCCCCTTCTCTCTCCGAATGACAAACGTGACGCGTTGGAACGTGGTGCTGGCCGGTGGTATCGGCTCGCGCTTCTGGCCGCTCTCCACTCCCGAGCGACCCAAGCAGCTGCTGCCGCTGGTCACCGATCAGCCCATGCTGCGCGATACACTCGACCGCCTGCGCGACTCGGCCCCCCCGGAGCGCACGCTGGTGCTCACCAATGCCTCGCTGCGTGATGCGGTACTGGCCATGGAGCCGTCGCTGCCGCCGGAGAATGTGATTGCCGAGCCACGCCCGGCGGGTACCTGTGCGGCATTGGCCTGGGCCGCGCGTTGCATTGCGGCGCGCAGCGGTCCCGAGGCCGTCATGGTTTGCACGCATGCCGACTGGTCCATTGGCGATGTGGCGGCGTTCAGCGCTACACTCGATCGTGCGGCACAGTTGGCCGCGAGCCGCCAAGCGCTGGTGACGGTGGGCATTGTCCCCTCGCGTCCCGATCCGGGGTTTGGCTACATCCAGCCCGGTGACGACGTGGGCGATGGTGCGCGGCGCGTGGCGCGCTTTGCCGAGAAGCCCGATCGGGCCACGGCCGAACGCATGCTGGCAGCAGGCTATCTGTGGAACTCGGGCATCTTTGCATGGCGTGTGGGCGATTTGCTCGAGGAGATTCGTGCGCTCACCCCCGAAGTGCAGCCGGCACTCGAAGCGGCCGGTGACGATCTCGCGACGTTCTTTGCGCAGGTGCAGTCCATCGCCATTGATGTTGGTGTACTGGAGCGCAGCCAGCGCGTGCTGGTGTTGCCCGGGCAGTTCGGCTGGGACGACGTGGGCACCTGGGCCGCACTGCATCGTGTGCGTCGCAAGGATGCCAACGACAACGCCCTGCACGGCGCGGTGTTTGCGCTCAAGGCGGCGGGCAATGTGGTGCACGCCGAGGACACACAGGTCGTGCTCTACGGGGTGCAGGATCTGGTGGTGGTGGCGCGCCACGGCCTCACCATGGTGACGACGCGCGAGCAGGCGGCCGATCTCAAGACGCTGCTGGACGCGCTGCCCTCCGACGTGCGTGGCGCCTGACATGAGCGCGCTCCTGCTTGTTGACGACGAGGTGGCGCGCGGGTTCGAGCCCTTTGCCACGTCGCGTCCAGGCGGTGAGCTGCGCGTAGGGGCGTTGTTGCTGCGCGAGCGCTGGACGACAGTATTCGGGGTGAACGCCGAGTCCGTGGCGTTTGTGAGCGCGGCACATTTGCAGGGGTTTGCCGAGTTCGATGCGGCGCCGTGCTGCCCGGATGTGTCGGCGTGGCTTCGGGAGACCGGCACCGACGACGTGTGGGTGGTGAACACGCGAGCCGTTCCCATGCTGGATGTCGCGCTGCCTGGAACGGCGACGACGCTGCACATTGGAGGTCGCGTCGCGGCCATTCGCCTGTCGGCGTCGGAAGCGGCCGGGCACGAGCTCGCACTGCGCGCGGGCACGTGGCCGTTTGCGGAACGCCCTGCAACTCAGGCGCACGACATCGATGGCGTGTGGCTCGACGCCGTATGGGACATTGTGCGCCATGTGGTGGCCCTCCTGCAACGGGACATCCCGCATCTCGCCGCGCGGGCTGAGGCCACGCGCCTCGAACCGTCACACGCGAGCATCGTGGTGAGCGGTCCGCATGCGGTGTGGGTGGAAGACGAGGTCGTGGTGGAGCCCATGGCCTACTTCGATACGTCGTCGGGGCCCGTGCTGCTTCGGCGCGGCACGCGCGTGCAGGCATTCACGCGCATGGTGGGGCCGTGTTACGTGGGTGAACATTGCACGCTGTCCACCGATCGCATTGCGGCGAGCGCCATTGGCGAGCATTGCCGCGTGCATGGTGAACTGTCCACGTCGGTGCTGATTGGGCACAGCAACAAGAGCCACGATGGCTTTGTGGGCCACTCGGTGCTGGGGCGTTGGGTGAATCTCGGTGCGGGCACCATCACCAGCAATCTCAAGAACACCTACGGCCCAGTGGCACTCTGGACGCCGTCCGGTGCGCGTGATACGGGCCTGCAGTTTCTCGGCACCTGTTTCGGGGATCACGCCAAAACGGGCATTGGTTTGTGCCTGACAACGGGCTGCGTGATTGGTACGGGTGCCAACGTGTTCGAACACATGCCGCCCAAGGCCGTGGCCCCCTTTGCCTGGGGCAGCACGCCGCCCTACGCCACGCATGCCGTGGACAAGTTCCTCGATACGGCCGCGCGCATGATGGCGCGGCGTGAGGTGGTATTGAGTGCGGCGCAGCGCGCGTGGTGGGCGACGGTGCATGCCTATGCGGCGGCCGATGCGCGCTGGCCGCGGGGCTGATGTGGACGTGCGGTGTGCGTGGGCGATACGTGAGATGCGTGAGATGCGTTCTTGAGCGCCAGCCATAGCAGCAACCGTTCCCCATTGCAGGTGACGGTGTTGGGCTCGGGCAGTCGGGGCAATGCGCTGCTGGTGGACGGCAGCGCGGGCACGGTGCTCATCGACGCCGGCTATGGTCCGCGGGCGCTGCAGCAGCGGCTAAGCGCCGTGGGCCGGCGGCACGACGAGATACAGGGCCTGCTGCTCACGCATGAGCATGTCGATCATGCCAGTGGCGCGCCGGCGGTGAGCGCCAAGTGGGGCGTCACGGTACATGCGACGCCGCGCACACTCGCCGCGCTCGATACGCTGCCAGACGGACCACCGGTGCATCGGGCCGCGCTGGCCGAGCAGGGCGCGAGTGTGGTGGCCGGATTTCACATCACGCATTGCGCGGTGCCGCATGATGCCGCGGATTGCCGCGCGCTGCGGCTGACCGATGTGGCAAGCGGCGCAAGCATGGCCGTGGTGCTGGACTGCGGCGCACTGACTTCGTCGCTGGTGAGTTTTTTGTCGGCGGCCGACCTGCTGGTGGTGGAAGCCAATCATGACCGCGAGATGCTGGCAAACGGGCCGTATCCGCGGGTACTCAAGCAGCGCATTCGCGGCGGACGCGGACATTTGTCGAATGCCGAGACGGCGGAGTTGCTGGCCGCGTGTGCACACAAAGGGCTGCAGGGAGTCCTTCTGGCCCATCTGAGCGAGACGAACAATACGCCGACCCATGCGGTGCGCGAGGTGAGGGCGGCGCTGCGGAAGGCGGGCTGGGTGAAGGATTCAATGTGGGCGTGCGCGCAGCGTGAGGTGATGCCGGCGGTTGGGGTGCGGGGGATGGGAGGCGGGCAGTTGTCGTTGTTCTGACTGGCGATGTGCGGGCAGCGAGCTGCAGTTGGGGCTTGCGCCATCCACTGCAGTGTGCCGTGCGCCGTGGGTTATGGGTGCGCGTGGTGTAGCGGCGGTATCGCGTTGTCCGATAGTGCTGGATGGAGTGATGCGGCGGCATGCACCACGCACACCCACCACGCACGTCGCAAGTCTCAGCACTGTGGATCGGGTTGTGAGTGCTGAGTGTCGAGTTGTGAGATCGACCTCCTCTGAAAGGAAAACGGGCGCTCCATCGGAGCGCCCGTCCACCTTCCAACTCACACCTGACGACTCAGAACTCCGAGCCGCCGTTTAG
This region of Gemmatimonas sp. UBA7669 genomic DNA includes:
- a CDS encoding MBL fold metallo-hydrolase — its product is MSASHSSNRSPLQVTVLGSGSRGNALLVDGSAGTVLIDAGYGPRALQQRLSAVGRRHDEIQGLLLTHEHVDHASGAPAVSAKWGVTVHATPRTLAALDTLPDGPPVHRAALAEQGASVVAGFHITHCAVPHDAADCRALRLTDVASGASMAVVLDCGALTSSLVSFLSAADLLVVEANHDREMLANGPYPRVLKQRIRGGRGHLSNAETAELLAACAHKGLQGVLLAHLSETNNTPTHAVREVRAALRKAGWVKDSMWACAQREVMPAVGVRGMGGGQLSLF
- a CDS encoding putative sugar nucleotidyl transferase; this encodes MSALLLVDDEVARGFEPFATSRPGGELRVGALLLRERWTTVFGVNAESVAFVSAAHLQGFAEFDAAPCCPDVSAWLRETGTDDVWVVNTRAVPMLDVALPGTATTLHIGGRVAAIRLSASEAAGHELALRAGTWPFAERPATQAHDIDGVWLDAVWDIVRHVVALLQRDIPHLAARAEATRLEPSHASIVVSGPHAVWVEDEVVVEPMAYFDTSSGPVLLRRGTRVQAFTRMVGPCYVGEHCTLSTDRIAASAIGEHCRVHGELSTSVLIGHSNKSHDGFVGHSVLGRWVNLGAGTITSNLKNTYGPVALWTPSGARDTGLQFLGTCFGDHAKTGIGLCLTTGCVIGTGANVFEHMPPKAVAPFAWGSTPPYATHAVDKFLDTAARMMARREVVLSAAQRAWWATVHAYAAADARWPRG
- a CDS encoding mannose-1-phosphate guanylyltransferase — translated: MTNVTRWNVVLAGGIGSRFWPLSTPERPKQLLPLVTDQPMLRDTLDRLRDSAPPERTLVLTNASLRDAVLAMEPSLPPENVIAEPRPAGTCAALAWAARCIAARSGPEAVMVCTHADWSIGDVAAFSATLDRAAQLAASRQALVTVGIVPSRPDPGFGYIQPGDDVGDGARRVARFAEKPDRATAERMLAAGYLWNSGIFAWRVGDLLEEIRALTPEVQPALEAAGDDLATFFAQVQSIAIDVGVLERSQRVLVLPGQFGWDDVGTWAALHRVRRKDANDNALHGAVFALKAAGNVVHAEDTQVVLYGVQDLVVVARHGLTMVTTREQAADLKTLLDALPSDVRGA
- a CDS encoding response regulator transcription factor, whose amino-acid sequence is MATILVVEDEPHIGRIIRTRLEQEGFHVEVAETGVEALDRLALMPETALIVLDLMLPVLSGVQVLHAVRHDPRLHRLPCIVLTAAGQDEQLREVEALGVFDIMTKPFSPRRLAARVQECLAQAIPAPSLSE